A stretch of DNA from Cydia fagiglandana chromosome 24, ilCydFagi1.1, whole genome shotgun sequence:
ATCATTTGAGCCCATTTTACAGAAGTATTTACTGGATAAGAGTTACCGTTCACTgcaagagttttttttttttggtgatcCTCCCGGAATAAACAGTACTTGAAACTGCATAATTATtaactctttttttttatacatagttTATTAAAATGTCTGTACAGTGTAGTTTATAAGGATAAtacttaatacttatgtataattatgtaaaagacaaattgctgtgcccttacagggtACTTAAGTCATATAACTATTGGcaataaaattgtttgaagtTGAAGTTAATCGCTTATCAAAAACGTCAATTCGTAAAATAGGTAACAAATATTAATCAGAAACACctttattcctttatttttgtaatctCAATACTTGTACCCTGTACAAtgattgtatatatttttttataatttactggCACTACTTACATATGCCACTAATATTGTATTAGtgtatagttattttacactactccaatattatttaatacaagTGATATTCCTAATTGTAGGCGTGTAGTTGttaaaatttgtatgtaatCAAAATTAACACATACCTGAGGTTGTCTAAACGTTCTTACCACTTCGGATATATTAAAGGTCATCTGCTTCCAGAAATATATACAGCCTTTGATTTGTAAATCAATGTATTCTGCTTTTCCAATTaattaaacttatattattttaacaaagaaCCAGCCGTTACATCTCGATCATCTTTTTTTCTCCAGAATACCcgcctgttatttttttattaaaaatcaattcttacctacattttatttgttttatttttaaagatcgcCAGTGTTGCTAACAATATGGAGATgaatatgttaaaaaaaatacaacgtgaCTTACATAAACAAAAGGATTACATGAACAACATGCATGTTTTACAAGCAAACATGAATGAGAAGTTAAGTTGCATGGAGGGAAAATTAGACCAACAGCAATCATACATTGCAAGACTCGAAGAGCAGGTTAGAAATAACAATACAccagaaaataacaattttcaaaataaaatatttagtgaTGAGAGTGGTATTGGTGACATGGAAATCGACGAGACATATTTTCCAAAGAATACCTACGACGGGAATGCTGTTGAAAATGATAACTATGTCGTCACTGACGAATTAATTAAACTTTTATCAAGAGTATTAATAAAAAACATTAGGGTAATTGATaatgttaaaattaaatttaaagaaatggAGTCAGAGTTAACTCAAATAAAAGCACTTATTAGCAAGAAAATAATGGCTTTTGAAGAAACAGCAATTGCAGTTCAAAACCGAGAGACCTGCATGATGTTAGTCGGATCGCACAGAATTAGTCAACTCGAAGATGAATTGAAACtaatgatgtctgaaattagtGAAATAAAGGAAGAAATTAAAGAGATTGGAGAACAATGCAAAAACACAGATGAACCATCCACAACTTGCACAGAAGTAGACACTATAAAGATACCTAGTTATTCTCCTGCAGAGCAGATCTGCGATCAGATAAACTGTGAATTAAAGAGAGTCACAGAAAACTGCAAGGCGACGAACATGTTGCCCAACATAGAAATCATTCTGGACCCGAACACTGAAGACCATCCTATCATGAAGGCTCTGCAACAAGGTATATTCTGTGTCAGACATGTCCCTGGAGTACTTTGCGTAAACCCGGCTGATGAGAACAACATTTGTGGTCAACATTACACAACCAGAACCATTTATTTGGATACACCTGGACTTAAGAAAAATAAGGTGATGAAACTGCTTAGAGCCAAGCCAAATATGACTTTGTATGAACTCCTTAAGAAGGGTCTGGATAATACAGATTTATGGCACAGGCTGAAAAATTGTAACTTTTATATTCCAGCCTGTTCACCGCCTACCTGGActtgtaataatatttaagcATATTAAATGTGTAATATATCACAACACATACTTGTTCCTACAGCAACAAATGTGTGTtgcaatacaatattttttcacttttgCTGTTACTATTTTTCTGATACTGACTGTACATAGGTACCTTAAAATAGTttaaggtacagtcacgctccatAATTGTTGAGTCATTTAGGGCtttagctaaattggttgttcaatacttctgctatggaatgtccaattGGCTAAATGGTCCTGATGGCTCATCCAGCATAGAGCCTGGCTGTACTTccaatatatacttatatagagcATAAATAACCTGTAGCGGGCTGTAAAATAGAGTTACACTAAGAAacttctgcagcgattttgatagcccatgcagtgcaagtgttattttaaatgtcaaatttctatgaaattatgttatgacgtataaataacacttgcactgcatggattatcaaaatcgctgcagacttttcttggtctaaaagTACACCAATTTCATATTGTAAAATATCTAGTTcctattgttattaattattagagAAGAAAGCATGCAGACTTCTCCATCTGACCATAACTTaagtttatgattatgattgattaataaataaataatggccATACTAAAAAAGTTGATTgccattatttttgctttttgaGAGCAACATGCTTACATTGATTatcccacctttattttaatgagtgATTAAGTGCAATTTCCTTTGTGTGTAActtataatattttgtttagaaaaataatattattttagaaaGTATGTCAGATGTTGAAAGTTTTTTTGGTTTTATATTGCTAGAGCATGTGGGCTACTTAATTATATGAATATTACTTAAGTGAAATATTTTTTAGTCCAAATGATCCCTATAAGTATAGcacataatatattaattagtattatgaatattatgattaaGATATGTTTTAAGTACTTGATGATTATGATACTGAACACTTATAAATGTCCAACTTATATTAAGtttcaaaaactattattttacttttagagTTCAAACTTAGTATGGGGCCAGTAGGTTAGTGCgctgatatttttttattttattttctttaagtttttaatgTGATTATGTGCCATTTTGTTTTAATCTTGTCTtgtcttagggtggtattccatgtGTCAAATATCTTgatccaatgtcattgcgtctcactttcTCATTGAGGCCAAATGTGAGACAATAAAATACGTttttggacaaagaaattggacagccggaataccacccttagtgaCACCCCACACTAgggtctttcgagcgtcggtgtCCAATCAGCGCTATAGAAAAGGACGTCGTTGGgcagttgcgccaacgctgcgtcgagcagcagctatAGAGTTtagtagacgccgacgctagagagatgctagtgtggggtggcccttactTAACTAGTGTAGACCATGTAGACGTAGAATATGTGGGCAAGTCcccagagggcctaccacgaacgaatgttcgcaaattgcgggcatctacctctgtcactctaattacgccttaattggatttaaagagaaagatgcccacaATTTACGAACTTTTATATTCGCGGCAGGCCTTCTGATCATGACATGATACGATAATGAGGATCAGCACCGCGTGCCGGTGTATGAGCGGGATAGCTAAGCATGTGTATCTATAGCGATATCCCGCTCGCAAAACTCGCTTTGTGCGGCATAATAATTGAATCTAAAGACTGCTTAACTTTTGTAATAGGTATAGATATGTGGCAATGtgaaatgataattatatatgtaataGTGAAGCTCaaaagtttttatttcttaCTCCCCCAGACTTGAACACcagttaagtacctactgaaGTATGAAATTTCCCTTTCAAATAAATTTAGTGAACGCTTTAACGGCGACATACGGTTTGGTACAAGTGGTACAACCGATCCTAGGTTTGTGGTGACCTTCTCTTTCTAAAGATCAACCACTTAACTACGACGGTTCGTCAAGATGATTTCGATGATTTTCTTGTCATCTTGTATGATTTTCTTGTAGAAAGTAGCCGTTTTCAGACTGAAAATAGTTAAGTTGGGACTAAAGGTGGCTGGCCCCTCATATCCCCGGCTAGAATTTATAGTCCCTAACTAATCAACCGTCTGAGTTAAGTGGTTAGGAATCTCAGTAACTATACTGAGACACCGAAAAGAACGAGTCAGTAGAAAAGATGCgggaaattcaaattttcaaagagaaattaaataaaaagcatGTAAAATATGTTAATCAAAGTTTAATCATTCTTGATAAAATGGGTGACTGAAGATGAAGTGGTATTTGCCATAAACACCATCTATGTATCATAAAATAgatataaacaactttgtatatTACCTtgtccctaaaataaatattatgtctaCTTAAACAATAGTCATCTAAGAATATTGtttaatattactttgatatattaaatcaacatgatcttcatcatacaaatatttaaacaaatgaaaaatgctTGATAATAATTAACTGATTTTCTAagtctaataaaattatgtcaATGGTTAGCTTTTGGGACCTTCATTTTTTTCTGGCAAATTTTCACTATATATTTTGGCACAGCTTCAAGTATTGCATATGTTAACTCTGGGATCCGATTAAGTGTagaaaattctaataatttgtACAAGTTCTCAGAGGTCACACTTTGAGCAAGGTTAATGATGCATTCTTTCTTTAAAGAATCAATTAGGTAGCAGTGTGCTACTAAGAGAAGTGAACGAATGTCACATTCACTGTCAGGCATAACTCCCAAATACATGTAGTTTTTCAGATGATTAAGTGTCCGGAGAGTAACACCTTTCACTTGTAGGCAGCCTTCAGTTGTCTCCTTCCATTCTCCGCTAAGCATAGTCTTGAATACCGGACTATTTGCAGCTAGGACTGCTTTGTGTACTGCAACATTGCCATCAGTGGTGCTTAATTGAAAGTCGGTAAGATGTTTGTCTTCATGAAGGCTTATTGTAACTTCATTGATTCTATTAGAAGTGATAGAGACAGTACAATAGAGATCAAGGTATCTCTTTGAATCATTTGATGAGCCTGTTCCTATAGATTGCCATTGGCTCCAGTGATCTCTACATGTGAAATGGCAGGTGTGAGTATCCCCGCAGGCTCTTTGAatcttaatttttaaattgcttGTGCTGGCTGATTCCACTTTTTTTGCGCTGATGTAATAATCAATTTCATTGTCTTCATGTTGTTTCAGAAGAAATTGTATGTCTACTATGTTATAAATATCAAAGATTTGGCTTATATGGGTGCCTTGTTCTAGTGCATCAATTGAAAAAACAAGCTTCAATGATGATTGTGTTGAACTGTTGCTGTTCTTCCCAATGCTGATCCTGCAAGTAgggaaataattaattatagttaggactaataaaaaaaaatctagttttgtTGTCACCAAAAAATGTGACTGAGTGTATGGGGTgaaattaagtttgtaatttaTCTCAATAGTTGTCAAGCAGACCTCAGCCTCCCGTGAGCCGTGGccaaatgccgggataacgcgaggaagaagaagaaaaattattatttacagcTAGGATAtcgttaactttttttatttgataaaaaacaaaaatagaaGCGTTACGTGGTCAGAAACAAGGCAACGAAAATAAATTTGACCCCGTAAGCGCTATACTGTTCGGCAATAGTTTGAAGTATGAAGCCTAATTTGAATCTGACGAGATTTATGACTAATTATGAAAATGTAACTTACATTTTCATGGAGTCCGTTGCTCTGAGCATTGTGCGTTCGAAACTCGAGTCAAGTCAAACTACTTGTTATCAAAGAAACTCAGTCACCACCAGATACTCCAGacctcctagtgagtattatattctttgctccAGACAGTCACCTCTATAAATTTGATCAAACCGCCGTTGTTCAAGCATGATTAATTCAATACTCAAAAGTCGAGTCCAAGTCGAGTAGTCGAATGGTGCGTGAGTGTCATATAGACGATTTACATTCGCGGCTCGGGTCGCGGCTCGCCTCGAGCGCGTAAGCACATCGAGCTCATGAATCTAGCATataggcgtatccagattagtcaatttttcgccaaactgattcaattgcccgatcgaatcaggaggtgcggacgcaaataccaatttggctcgccgaattcaacgccgataatgaccgatattaccgataaaatgagatgcggacgcaagaataccaatttgtgaggccagtattttcgttctggggcatattttaaatttataggtCTCTAATATCACTaagattgttatttatttactttagatttaaaaataaaatatttactctGATTGATTACATGTCatatcaccataaatccaaAATTGGAGAAAACCAaaatcagtcccgtctggataccacttaTACCTGAATCAGGTGGAGGGAAATGactgaacgggatagtcttatgtatcttttaGTAGGAGTAGCACCGAGAGCGCTATTAtggtttgtccttgtcacagtctcactttttttattccccactaaatttagtatggattatggtgggcaacaaataaattcgaccaatcatagtgtcgcattgcgtatgttttgggTCTCACGGTGGCACGCGTACAGACTTCTATAGGATTCTACCATATATGGTCGAGCTAATGATTACACTCTCGTCTCGTGTCTCGTAAGTTCGCCGAGCTAATCGATTTTAAACACAAACAGCACGTTATAAGGTTTGTAACAGAATGACAGCCAAACGGCCAAACGCGAATGTAATCAGCAAGCGGGCGTCCCGCGCCAAAGAggctaccgtgaaaaccgaaatctttctctttttctccaatgaaggtgtaattagagtgacagagaaaaatgcccgcaatttgcgaacttccaTGATCGTGGTTATAGGCCAGCGTAAGCTCGTAATGCCGGCtccatacgtaacgataaatcgttgcgataaaactgtgcagtccgactgtgcagataaaccgaaccgtgtgtatgacaaatcgttgtcgattatcgtaacgatttgtcatacacacggttcgatttatctgcacagtccagcacagttttatcgcaacgatttatcgttacgtatgtagccggcattattTAACTCGCGTCTTGCGGCTCGGCTAGCAGCTCGGCTCGACTCAGCTCGCACGCGAATGTAAACGTGGGTCTCATGGCCGGCGAATCCGGTGATTTGATTTTCCTTCCAtgcagtgttgccagatggtcacaaaagtcacatttttcgtgacttttcgccttctcgtgtgacatgtgcgtgactttcgatcatgaggcaatttttgtgactttttaagctagtcgaattttggacaagtttaattctgcaattcgtattatttaggaacgcagtgaacgcacccaagttgacacttgcaATAGCACTTTGACGTTACATCCACCAtcatgtttattataatagtcgtggcaaaatgagacttgttatcttgacatgacggtgttatttagtttgatagtatacctagtagttatctatacgcctctggcggcctctgattcgatcgggcaatttaatcagattggcgaagaATTGACTAATCTGAATACACCTTTaatcggagattgacgccaattttatttctgatcaaatcaatCGATTTGGCCATCCCGTTTGGATACCGCTTAAAGGCTctcgtgattgttcaaaaaGTGATAagtaagttgcattttatccacatgttaggcaaagtaatcaaatgcaaattttgctggtagaattgattatTTTCAGGAAGAAAAATATCAATAGATTTATAGTGATATTAgtgccctctaaattgaaaaaatgccccaaaacGAAAATaatggcgtcacaaattggtattcttgcgcccgcactccattttatcggtcataatcggcggtttaattcggcgagccaaattggcgtttgcg
This window harbors:
- the LOC134676477 gene encoding TD and POZ domain-containing protein 1-like, translated to MLRATDSMKMISIGKNSNSSTQSSLKLVFSIDALEQGTHISQIFDIYNIVDIQFLLKQHEDNEIDYYISAKKVESASTSNLKIKIQRACGDTHTCHFTCRDHWSQWQSIGTGSSNDSKRYLDLYCTVSITSNRINEVTISLHEDKHLTDFQLSTTDGNVAVHKAVLAANSPVFKTMLSGEWKETTEGCLQVKGVTLRTLNHLKNYMYLGVMPDSECDIRSLLLVAHCYLIDSLKKECIINLAQSVTSENLYKLLEFSTLNRIPELTYAILEAVPKYIVKICQKKMKVPKANH